A single region of the Accipiter gentilis chromosome 6, bAccGen1.1, whole genome shotgun sequence genome encodes:
- the SRR gene encoding serine racemase isoform X1: MAGPPRLALAEVRAAEERLRGRLHRTPLLTSGSLDRLAGRRLLFKCELFQKTGSFKIRGALSAVRSLVEESKRAGGGLPRAVVTHSSGNHGQALACAAQAEGIPAYIVVPRTAPHCKKAAILTYGATLVPCEPNDKSRAETASRVVQETGGVMVHPNQEPVVIAGQGTIALEVLEQVRETHSTDLAQGSAPCRQRHSKKGYLRCQKQSRFLSAQAPEVNAIVAPVGGGGMIAGIAVAIKALRPDVKVFAAEPRNADDCYQSKVRGELTPNLHPPDTIADAVKTSIGPNTWPIIRDLVDDVLTVSEEEIKRATRLVWERMKLLIEPTAGVGVAAVLSEQFQAVPRDVENVCIVLCGGNVDLSSLTWLTDLPGKVE; the protein is encoded by the exons atggccgggccgccccgcctgGCCCTGGCCGAGGTCCGGGCGGCGGAGGAACGGCTCCGGGGCCGGCTGCACCGCACGCCGCTGCTCACCAGCGGGAGCCTGGACCGCCTGGCCGGCCGACGGCTGCTCTTCAAGTGCGAGCTCTTCCAGAAGACCGGCTCCTTCAAG ATCCGCGGTGCCCTGAGCGCAGTCAGGAGCCTCGTTGAGGAGAGCAAACGCGCTGGAGGCGGGCTGCCTCGGGCCGTCGTGACGCACAGCAGTGGGAATCACGGGCAGGCGCTCGCCTGTGCTGCCCAGGCAGAAG GGATTCCCGCCTATATCGTGGTGCCCCGGACAGCCCCACACTGTAAGAAAGCTGCCATTCTCACCTATGGTGCAACGCTGGTGCCATGCGAGCCCAATGACAAG TCCAGAGCAGAGACAGCATCTCGCGTAGTCCAGGAGACAGGAGGAGTCATGGTGCACCCCAACCAGGAGCCGGTGGTGATTGCAGGGCAAGGCACAATCGCCCTAGAGGTACTGGAGCAGGTGAGGGAAACGCACAGCACGGACCTGGCCCAGGGCTCTGCTCCTTGTAGGCAGAGGCACAGCAAAAAGGGGTACCTGAGGTGCCAGAAGCAGTCACGCTTCCTTTCTGCACAGGCACCCGAGGTAAATGCAATAGTGGCTCCCGTTGGAGGTGGAGGAATGATCGCAGGAATAGCAGTTGCCATCAAG GCTTTGAGACCAGATGTGAAAGTGTTTGCTGCTGAGCCACGCAACGCAGATGACTGTTACCAGTCCAAGGTAAGAGGGGAACTGACCCCCAACCTTCACCCGCCGGATACCATCGCAGATGCAGTTAAAACCAGCATTGGACCAAACACATGGCCCATCATCAGGGATTTGGTTGATGATGTCCTGACAGTCTCAGAGGAAGAAATCAAG CGAGCCACGCGGCTGGTGTGGGAAAGGATGAAGCTGCTGATTGAGCCAACAGCAGGCGTGGGAGTGGCAGCCGTGCTCTCGGAGCAGTTCCAGGCAGTCCCCCGGGATGTGGAGAACGTTTGCATCGTGCTGTGCGGGGGAAACGTGGACCTGAGCTCCCTGACCTGGCTCACAGACCTCCCTGGGAAAGTGGAATGA
- the SRR gene encoding serine racemase isoform X2, translating to MAGPPRLALAEVRAAEERLRGRLHRTPLLTSGSLDRLAGRRLLFKCELFQKTGSFKIRGALSAVRSLVEESKRAGGGLPRAVVTHSSGNHGQALACAAQAEGIPAYIVVPRTAPHCKKAAILTYGATLVPCEPNDKSRAETASRVVQETGGVMVHPNQEPVVIAGQGTIALEVLEQAPEVNAIVAPVGGGGMIAGIAVAIKALRPDVKVFAAEPRNADDCYQSKVRGELTPNLHPPDTIADAVKTSIGPNTWPIIRDLVDDVLTVSEEEIKRATRLVWERMKLLIEPTAGVGVAAVLSEQFQAVPRDVENVCIVLCGGNVDLSSLTWLTDLPGKVE from the exons atggccgggccgccccgcctgGCCCTGGCCGAGGTCCGGGCGGCGGAGGAACGGCTCCGGGGCCGGCTGCACCGCACGCCGCTGCTCACCAGCGGGAGCCTGGACCGCCTGGCCGGCCGACGGCTGCTCTTCAAGTGCGAGCTCTTCCAGAAGACCGGCTCCTTCAAG ATCCGCGGTGCCCTGAGCGCAGTCAGGAGCCTCGTTGAGGAGAGCAAACGCGCTGGAGGCGGGCTGCCTCGGGCCGTCGTGACGCACAGCAGTGGGAATCACGGGCAGGCGCTCGCCTGTGCTGCCCAGGCAGAAG GGATTCCCGCCTATATCGTGGTGCCCCGGACAGCCCCACACTGTAAGAAAGCTGCCATTCTCACCTATGGTGCAACGCTGGTGCCATGCGAGCCCAATGACAAG TCCAGAGCAGAGACAGCATCTCGCGTAGTCCAGGAGACAGGAGGAGTCATGGTGCACCCCAACCAGGAGCCGGTGGTGATTGCAGGGCAAGGCACAATCGCCCTAGAGGTACTGGAGCAG GCACCCGAGGTAAATGCAATAGTGGCTCCCGTTGGAGGTGGAGGAATGATCGCAGGAATAGCAGTTGCCATCAAG GCTTTGAGACCAGATGTGAAAGTGTTTGCTGCTGAGCCACGCAACGCAGATGACTGTTACCAGTCCAAGGTAAGAGGGGAACTGACCCCCAACCTTCACCCGCCGGATACCATCGCAGATGCAGTTAAAACCAGCATTGGACCAAACACATGGCCCATCATCAGGGATTTGGTTGATGATGTCCTGACAGTCTCAGAGGAAGAAATCAAG CGAGCCACGCGGCTGGTGTGGGAAAGGATGAAGCTGCTGATTGAGCCAACAGCAGGCGTGGGAGTGGCAGCCGTGCTCTCGGAGCAGTTCCAGGCAGTCCCCCGGGATGTGGAGAACGTTTGCATCGTGCTGTGCGGGGGAAACGTGGACCTGAGCTCCCTGACCTGGCTCACAGACCTCCCTGGGAAAGTGGAATGA
- the TSR1 gene encoding pre-rRNA-processing protein TSR1 homolog, with protein MIAKNQGDQRCQYQTGLGRSGTWSVGMFSLHQSLWKGAGAGGEGMPAPGPGARGGPSLNCCFSQDCFQSADKPSPCGRAAFLLCKYLYKELINKALKEGLSLLPLILQSSSAAALTGTSLPPSLQRLWGSPLPRSGALPGGRVRRSPPLSGQGRSCAHPRPSRRHLSVGEAPRGSGVPRGAGSDVSARAEALRRQRGGSMVAAGAHRPGPLKQQNKAHKGGKHSGSSQRRAGGRVSVKAQPRRRLRDLSRVDRRHQALQLRRQRKEAVLAEKRSLGSRDGPPHLVVLVPLHSRAAAHDTLCLLQSQDSSVVRVDEGRTGGFALLCPRLKQRWHFVTARAGDLHAVLDLAKVADSLLFILDPADGWDSVGEHCLSCLFAQGLPSYALAVPGGTDLPPKKRIDARKKLAKAIEKRFPEAKLFSLNTEQESSLLLRHLATQKQRHLAFRDRRAHLLAYAAEFVPGQESDLVGTLKVSGFVRGQALDVNSLVHIVGHGDFQMSQVDAPPDPLSLNPRVIKGQKRSQDMEIQDDSINGTDEMEEDVKVLMKADPNKQESLQSEVVPDPMEGEQTWPTEEELQEAEASLKTNRRLVKVPKGTSKYQAAWIVDDGEEGSEKDGDDDEEDDIDDDMMEEAVSQEGESSEEEEEPAEEECETMTVSDCLRDDRYDEKVEEDEQMLERYKQERMDEMFPDEVDTPRDVPARVRFQKYRGLKSFRTSPWDPKENLPRDYARIFQFQDFSRTRKHLFRQIEKEETEGALVGWYVTLHVCNVPVSVMESFKEGKPLVLFSLLPHEQKMSVLNFLVRRHPSNSEPVRAKEELIFHCGFRRFRASPLFSQHTSADKHKLERFLRPDAALVVTVYAPITFPPASVLLFKQRSNGMHDLIATGSLLSVDPDRIVVKRLVLSGHPFKIFTKTAVVRYMFFNREDVMWFKPVELRTKWGRRGHIKEPLGTHGHMKCHFDGQLKSQDTVLLNLYKRVFPKWTYDPHVPEPVPWVRSESALPVQEVEME; from the exons ATGATTGCCAAGAACCAAGGTGACCAGCGCTGCCAGTACCAAACAGGGCTGGGACGAAGCGGCACGTGGAGCGTAGGAATGTTTTCACTCCATCAGTCTTTGTGgaagggagctggggctgggggggagggcaTGCCTGCCCCAGGGCCTGGGGCTCGGGGAGGGCCTTCCCTCaactgctgcttctcccaggacTGTTTCCAGAGCGCGGACAAGCCCTCTCCCTGCGGGCGAGCAGCTTTCCTCTTGTGTAAATACCTGTACAAAGAACTAATCAATAAAGCGCTGAAGGAAGGGCTGTCGCTCCTGCCTCTCATTCTGCAATCCTCCTCCGCCGCGGCGCTGACGGGcaccagcctccctccctccctgcaacGGCTCTGGGGCTCTCCCCTGCCCCGCAGCGGTGCTCTCCCCGGGGGCCGGGTCCGCCGCTCCCCCCCTCTCAGCGGGCAGGGCCGGAGCTGCGCTCACCCCCGTCCCTCACGCCGCCATCTTAGTGTGGGCGAGGCTCCGCGCGGTTCCGGCGTGCCCCGCGGCGCCGGAAGTGACGTATCGGCGCGGGCGGAAGCGCTGAGGAGGCAGCGAGGAGGCAGCATGGTGGCGGCGGGCGCCCACCGGCCCGGGCCGCTGAAGCAGCAGAACAAGGCGCACAAGGGCGGGAAGCACAGCGGGTCGTCGCAGCGCCGCGCTGGAG GCCGCGTCTCTGTCAAGGCCCAGCCCCGCCGGCGGCTCCGCGATCTCAGCAGGGTGGACCGGCGGCACCAGGCGCTGCAGCTCCGCCGGCAGCGCAAGGAGGCG GTGCTGGCGGAGAAGCGGAGCTTGGGCAGCAGGGATGGGCCCCCCCACCTCGTGGTTCTGGTGCCGCtgcacagcagggctgcagcccacGACAccctctgcttgctgcagagcCAGGACTCGTCTGTTGTCCGTGTGGATGAGGGGAGAACTGGTGGCTTTGCACTCCTTTGCCCCCGACTCAAACAGCGATGGCATTTTGTGACAGCACGGGCAG GGGACCTTCACGCTGTCTTAGACCTAGCAAAGGTTGCTGATTCCCTCCTGTTCATCCTGGATCCTGCAGATGGCTGGGACAGCGTGGGGGAGCACTGCCTCTCCTGCCTCTTTGCACAGGGGCTCCCCAGTTATG CTCTTGCTGTCCCAGGGGGCACTGACTTGCCACCTAAGAAGCGGATAGATGCTAGGAAGAAACTTGCCAAAGCCATTGAAAAGCGCTTTCCTGAGGCCAAGCTCTTCTCTCTGAACACGGAGCAGGAGTCCTCGCTGCTGCTGAGGCACCTTGCCACCCAGAAGCAGCGGCATCTTGCTTTTCGGGACAGGCGGGCTCACCTGCTTGCCTATGCTGCTGAGTTTGTGCCCGGTCAGGAGAGTGACCTAGTTGGGACCTTGAAGGTGTCTGGCTTTGTCCGGGGACAGGCCCTCGACGTGAACAGCCTGGTGCATATTGTGGGGCATGGAGACTTCCAGATGAGCCAGGTGGATGCCCCCCCCGACCCTCTCTCTTTGAACCCCCGAGTGattaaaggacagaagaggagtCAGGACATGGAGATACAG GATGACTCTATAAATGGTACTGATGAGATGGAGGAAGATGTTAAGGTCCTGATGAAGGCAGATCCAAACAAGCAGGAATCTTTGCAGTCAGAAGTGGTTCCTGATCCTATGGAAGGGGAGCAGACATGGCCTACTGAAGAAGAACTGCAAGAAGCAGAGG CTTCTCTGAAGACAAACAGGAGACTGGTGAAGGTCCCCAAAGGCACATCCAAGTACCAGGCTGCCTGGATTGTGGATGATGGAGAAGAAGGCAGTGAGAaagatggtgatgatgatgaagaggatGATATTGATGATGATATGATGGAAGAGGCAGTTTCCCAG GAGGGAGAAAGcagcgaggaggaagaggaacctgcagAGGAGGAGTGCGAGACTATGACTGTTTCCGATTGCTTGCGGGATGACCGGTATGATGAGAAAGTGGAGGAAGATGAACAGATGTTGGAGAGATACAAACAGGAGAGAATGGATGAAATGTTTCCAGATGAAGTGGACACGCCACGTGATGTGCCTGCCAGAGTCCG GTTCCAGAAGTACAGGGGGCTGAAGAGCTTCCGGACTTCTCCATGGGACCCCAAAGAGAATCTTCCAAGGGATTATGCTAGGATTTTCCAGTTCCAGGACTTCTCCCGAACCAGAAAGCACCTCTTCCGGCAAATAGAGAAAGAGGAGACTGAAGGAGCCTTG GTTGGCTGGTATGTTACGCTTCATGTCTGCAATGTCCCTGTCTCAGTGATGGAGAGCTTCAAAGAAGGGAAGCCCCTAGTCCTGTTCTCGCTACTTCCCCATGAACAAAAG ATGTCCGTGTTGAATTTCCTGGTGCGTCGGCATCCAAGCAACAGCGAGCCAGTGAGGGCAAAGGAGGAACTGATCTTTCACTGTGGGTTCAGACGCTTCCGAGCATCCCCCCTGTTCTCCCAGCACACCTCAG CTGATAAGCACAAGCTGGAGCGTTTCCTGCGGCCGGATGCTGCCCTGGTGGTGACTGTTTATGCTCCCATCACTTTCCCTCCTGCCTCAGTGCTGCTTTTTAAACAGAGAAGTAACG GAATGCACGACCTCATCGCCACgggttctctgctttctgtgGACCCAGACAGAATTGTTGTCAAGCGACTGGTGCTCAGTGGCCATCCTTTCAAGATCTTTACCAAGACGGCTGTTGTACGATACATGTTCTTTAACAGAG AGGATGTGATGTGGTTTAAGCCAGTGGAGCTCAGGACAAAATGGGGTCGTAGAGGACACATTAAGGAGCCATTAG GGACCCATGGTCACATGAAGTGCCATTTTGATGGACAGCTGAAGTCCCAGGATACGGTGCTGCTGAACCTCTACAAGCGCGTTTTTCCTAAATGGACTTACGATCCCCATGTTCCAGAGCCCGTGCCGTGGGTGAGGAGTGAGAGTGCGCTGCCGGTGCAGGAGGTGGAAATGGAATAA